The Deltaproteobacteria bacterium sequence AACCGGCAGTTGCTTGAGGAATTAGATGCCATCCACGACCCAAGCCGAACCATTGTCGAAGAAACATGCGAGGGGATGATTACCCTCAAGCCGGCGGGGAGCGGCGGTTTCGGCTACGACCCTTATTTTTACCTGCCGGAAAAACAGTGCACGATGGCCGAACTCCCCTTGCCGGTCAAAAACCGGATATCGCACCGCGGCAAGGCCCTCCAGAAAATGCGCGATTTTTTGAAAAAACCCCTTTAATTCGTTGATCTTTTAAAAAAATTTCTATAAAATCGGGGTTGTTCATCCATTTTCACTAATTTGAGGTTTTAATTGATGCGACTGTTGGTCCTTGTTTGGGTGGGGGTTCCGGTCAAACGATCCTTGAGTTTAAGCATTATTCTTGTATAAACAACCCTTGTGGACATTAACAAGATACGTCAAAATATCGAAAAGGGCTCTTATGATGTCTCGAAGCACGCGGAGGAGGAGCGCAGAAATGACGCTCTTGAAATGGCGCAAGTGAAAGAAGCGATCCTGACAGGGAAAATCATCGAGGATTATCCGAATGATCCGCGCGGGCCCTCCTGTCTGATTCTTGGATATGGCCGCGGGGCGCCCATTCATGTGGTTTGTGGAGAATATGACTCGGGCAAGACGTTGCTGATTACGGTTTATAAACCGGATCCTTTGTTATGGGACGAAAATTTTGAGAAAAGGAGAGGGTAACATTATGAAGGGAAAACACGAAAAATGTTTTTTTTGCAAAGGAAACATGACGAGAAAAAAAGTTGCGGTGGACTACTGGTGGAAGAAAGAACTGACTATTATCGAAAACGTTCCGGCATGGGTGTGTACCCAATGTGGAGAAGAGGTTTTTGAAGGCCCGGTTGTCGAAGAAATGGAAAGAGTTGCCCGGGCCAAAAAGAAGAAAGGAACCGTTGTTGTTCCCGTTAAAGTTTTTGGTGACAGTCCGCACGAACCTCTGCCGGCAATCGGCTAACCTAGTGATATTATTTGTGAATAATCTTGGCAACTTTTTTTGACATCTGCCGATAATTGTCATAAGGACTTCCGTCCCCATGGGCCGATTTCGGCAAATTGACGATTAACGGATTGCAATGAACCAAAAATAAGAAAGGAAATCATCTTATGGACCCTCTCATCCAAGCGAAGCTTCGAAATGCCCTGACTCAAGCTTCTCTGCCCGAGGCGGCGGTGGCGATCGATAATCTGAAAAAGGGACAATCGACTGCCGTCGTGACGGAAATCAGCGATCAGGTCTTTTTGTATTTTAATCAAAAATGCGACGTAGCCCCGGATCTTGCCGCAAAGGCCGCCTGTTTTGATCGGGTTGTGGCCGGACGTGCGAGAACAAACACTGCTAACCCGCAATCGACACCCGTATCAGTCACAACTCCATCCTCGGAAACCAGAGCCTGGGCTTTGGGTTGCCCACAACTGGAGATCCAGAATATGCTCATGGTGGATGTTCCGACCTTCATTATGGTTGATATAATCGGCAGTGGTGGTGGTGGCTGTAACGAGGACGACGTTAAATATTTAATCAGCATTGGCGCGCCTGCCGAAGTGGTTGAAGCGATGTACCGTTCCGCCAACCCGGCGCCCCCGGTCGGTAAAGTGCATAAATAGGGTCTACTCGATATCATATTCAGGCTTGATTTTCTCCCTCAAACAAATCCCGCAAGTGAACCCTTTGACTCCGCTTCCCTCGACTTCGCTCGGGGCAGGCTGGAACACCCTGCCCGATCCGTATCTGTTTACGGAGGTGTATGGGGTGCCTGTTCGCCCGTGAAAAGCGGTCGATAAAAAAATATCCTTGATCCATGCTACCAAATAACCTATACTACTTAGTAACCCATGCGACGCCTCTTTATTGAAGCGGAGGGATTTCGGAAGAGAGTGGATGCGCTTGGCGGTTTGGCTTTGCTTGCCGATATCCAGAGCGAAATTCTCAAAAATCCGGGCACGGGAAAAGTCGTTCCCGGGCTGGCCGGAGTCCGTAAAATGAGAACGGCCGATGTTTCCCGCGGCAAGGGGAAAAGAGGAGGGTTTCGGGTGCTCTATTTGGATCTGCCGGGAAGAGAAAAAACATATTTGCTGTGGATATACGGCAAAAATGAGTCGGAGGATATTTCGTCCGATGAAAAGAGGGTCATCAAGGATCTTGCATCTTATCTTAAAAAGGAGGCGACCATATGAGGAAAACCAAATTGGGACAGGCCCTGATTCGGGGGCTTCGGGATGTCATCGCTTATGAAAAGGGCAAAGGGGAGCTTCGAACGTCTCATTTGGAGATTCCCGGCCCAGCGCCTGTTTGGAGCAAAAAAGCCATCGCCAAAATCCGCAAGGAGCGTTTTAAGGTCAGTCAGCCGGTATTTGCAGCCTTGTTGAGCGTAAGGCCTGCCACAATCAAGGCGTGGGAACAGGGGCTCAAGCACCCATCCGGTGCGGCCAGTCGGTTGATTCAAATTCTTTCCAAACAACCCGATTTGCTTAAAGGGCTGGGACGCCACTAAAAAGACAAAAAGGCCGTCAAAAAACGATTTTTCCATCAAACAAATCCCGCAAGTGAACCTTTCGACTTGTCGCTATTAATATCGCACCGCGGCAAGGCCCTCCAAAAAATGCGCGATTTTTTGAAAAAACCCCTTTAATTCGTTGATCTTTTAAAAAAATTTCTATAAAATCGGGGTTGTTCATCCATTTTCACTAATTTGAGGTTTTAATTGATGCGACTGTTGGTCCTTGTTTGGGTGGGGGTTCGTCCCGAGAACTCGATGCGTCTTGACCGCCGCGTCGATTTAAGAACATCCAAAGAGGTTTCCCCGGCTGTTTCCGACGATGACGGAGAAATAACAACCGAGGCGGCGCTTTCCCAAAAGGGAAAGGGGGCGGATTTTATCTGGCCGGTTGAGGGAGGGGTGTTGACCTCCCGTTTTGGGATTCGCAAGGGGCGTAGCCACGACGGCATCGACATTTCGGCCCGCAGAGGGACCCCCGTCAAGGCCTCGGCGGACGGAAAAGTGGTTTACTCGGGGCGATTGGCAGGCTACGGCAACCTGATTGTCTTGAAGCATGACGGGAATTTATTTACCGCCTATGCGCATGCCGAGAAAAACAGGGTCAAAAAAGGGGACAAGGTCAGGCAGGGGGAGGTGATCGCCACGGTCGGCCGGACAGGCCACGCCACCGGGCCGCATTGCCACTTCGAAATCCGCCAGAAAACGGAGGCCCGGAATCCGCTTTATTTTCTCCCAAAGACCGACGCCTACGCCGGCAACTGATTTTCCGTGTGATTCCGCCAAGGCTCGGGTGATGCGATGGAAGATCTAAAAAAGTTCATCCGTGATGTCCCCGATTTTCCCAGGAAAGGGATCGTCTTCAAGGATATCACGCCGCTTTTGAAAGATCCGGCGGCCTTCCGGCGGGTCATCCGGATATTTTCGGACCGCTTTTCAAACGAAAAAATCAGCCGCATCGTCGGCATCGAGTCGCGCGGGTTTATTTTCGGCTCTGCCTTGAGCCTGGAGATGGGAATCGGTTTTGTGCCGGTCCGAAAAAAGGGGAAACTCCCCTGGACGAAGATCTCCGAGGAGTATGTGCTGGAGTACGGAAAAGACCTGATTGAGATGCATGTGGACGCCGTTTCGGCCGGCGAGCGGATTCTGGTGGTGGACGATCTTTTGGCCACCGGCGGCACCTGTTTTGCTGTCTGCCAGATGATTGAAAAACAGGGGGCCGTTGTGGGGGCCCTTGCCTTCGTGGTGGAGCTTGATTTTTTGAAAGGGCGCGAAAAATTGACGGGCCGGGACATTTTTTCGATCATTCATTTTTAGAAAATGCGGCCCCGGTCCGCCTGAGGCGGACGACCTTGGCCTTAACTTCTTGCGGCCCCGGGCAGAGTCGAACTGCCGACCTTGGCCTTAGGAGTGCCCTGCTCTAT is a genomic window containing:
- a CDS encoding DUF4258 domain-containing protein, with product MDINKIRQNIEKGSYDVSKHAEEERRNDALEMAQVKEAILTGKIIEDYPNDPRGPSCLILGYGRGAPIHVVCGEYDSGKTLLITVYKPDPLLWDENFEKRRG
- a CDS encoding type II toxin-antitoxin system MqsA family antitoxin, which codes for MTRKKVAVDYWWKKELTIIENVPAWVCTQCGEEVFEGPVVEEMERVARAKKKKGTVVVPVKVFGDSPHEPLPAIG
- a CDS encoding type II toxin-antitoxin system RelE/ParE family toxin; translated protein: MRRLFIEAEGFRKRVDALGGLALLADIQSEILKNPGTGKVVPGLAGVRKMRTADVSRGKGKRGGFRVLYLDLPGREKTYLLWIYGKNESEDISSDEKRVIKDLASYLKKEATI
- a CDS encoding transcriptional regulator, producing the protein MRKTKLGQALIRGLRDVIAYEKGKGELRTSHLEIPGPAPVWSKKAIAKIRKERFKVSQPVFAALLSVRPATIKAWEQGLKHPSGAASRLIQILSKQPDLLKGLGRH
- a CDS encoding M23 family metallopeptidase, which produces MRLLVLVWVGVRPENSMRLDRRVDLRTSKEVSPAVSDDDGEITTEAALSQKGKGADFIWPVEGGVLTSRFGIRKGRSHDGIDISARRGTPVKASADGKVVYSGRLAGYGNLIVLKHDGNLFTAYAHAEKNRVKKGDKVRQGEVIATVGRTGHATGPHCHFEIRQKTEARNPLYFLPKTDAYAGN
- a CDS encoding adenine phosphoribosyltransferase; amino-acid sequence: MEDLKKFIRDVPDFPRKGIVFKDITPLLKDPAAFRRVIRIFSDRFSNEKISRIVGIESRGFIFGSALSLEMGIGFVPVRKKGKLPWTKISEEYVLEYGKDLIEMHVDAVSAGERILVVDDLLATGGTCFAVCQMIEKQGAVVGALAFVVELDFLKGREKLTGRDIFSIIHF